Within Pseudomonas brassicacearum, the genomic segment GCGGCCACGGCCTGGAACTGCTCGGGCGCCTGCAAACCGCGCACTACGTCGAGGGCCGGCGCATCGCTGACGAAGCCGTCCTGCTGGAGCTCGCTCAATCCATTGGCGTGCCGGCCCAGGCGTTCCTGGCGGCGTTGCGCGCGGTTGATGTACAGGGGCATATCAAGGCCAGTCGTACCTTGCTGGCCCAAGTCGGCGGCCAGGGTTTCCCGACCTTGGCCCTGGAGCAGGACGGCCAGTTCACGCTGCTCGATATCGGCCCCTGGCTCGACAAACCCGAGGCATTCGCCCAATGGCTGACGCAAACCCTGCCGGCGCAGGTCTCTACGCCCTCGGCGGTCTGCGGTCGGGATGGCTGTTTGTTTTGAACGATTCTTAGATGTTTTTCGCCTAATTACAGACGATTCACGAAATTGACACACTGTTGAGGGCGCGACTAGGATTCGTCCTACGCCTGTGGCTAACAGCCATGACTCTTAAATAATAAAAAGGCCCGACACGATCACTCGTGGGCGGGCCTTTTCATTATTTTCAGGAGCAAGAGTCCGAAAAAAGAGCGCGAAAAGCGCCATTTCGGTTGCCCGCCGCAGTGCGTATCAACCCGTACAAGGAAAATAAACATGTTGAACAAGCGCATTAGTTTGATCGCACTGGGGATATTGAGCACGACACACGCCATGGCCAATGACCAGGCGCAGTCCAAGGGGTTCGTTGAAGACAGCAGCTTGAAAGTGCTGTTGCGCAACGCTTATATCAACCGCGACTATAAAGATGGCAACGAAGACAAGGCCGAATGGGGCCAAGCGGCCATCGCTACCTTTTCGTCTGGTTTCACCCAGGGCACCGTGGGTGTAGGTGTGGATGCGTTCGGCCTGTACGCGCTGCGACTGGACGGCGGTAAAGGCCGCAGCGGTGCGGGCGGCATCGACTTCTTCAAGCAAGGCGACAGCGGTAACGCAGCCGATGACCTGTCCAAGTTCGGGGCAGCGGTCAAGTTCCGCGTCTCCAACACCGTGCTGGCCTACGGCGACCAGATGCCGGCCTTGCCGGTGCTCAACTATGACAACTCGCGCCTGCTGCCGGAAAGCTACACCGGCACGCTGATCACCTCCAAGGAGATCAAGGGCCTGGAACTCAATGCCGGCCGTTTCACCGCCGAATCGCGCAAGAGCGCCGAAGGCCGCGACAGCGGTGGCCTGAAGTCGATCAACGTCTTGGGCGGCAGCTATCAGTTCACCGAGCAGTTCAAGGCTTCGCTCTACGCCTCGGATGTCGAGGATGTATTGAAGAAGCAATACGTGAACGCCAACTATGTGTTCCCGCTGGCCAAGGATCAGTCCCTGACCCTGGATTTCAACGGTTATCGCACCAAGTTGGACAACAGCTATGTGCGTGAAAACAACGTCACGGGCGACGACAACAAAATCTGGAGCCTGGCAGCCACCTTCGCCACGGGCCCGCACAGCTTCACGCTCGCCCACCAGCGCAGCACCGGCGACAGCAACCTGGGTTATGCCTATGGCGGCTATCAGCGCGGGCAGAATCGGGTGGGTGATGGCGGCAACACGATCTACCTGGCCAACTCCTACTGGTCCGACTTCAACGCTGAAGACGAACGCAGCTGGCAGTTGGGCTATGGCCTGGACTTCACCACCTTCGGCGTACCGGGCCTGAGCTATAACGTCGCTTATGTGCGTGGCGATAACATCACCACCTCCACCAGCGAAGGCGGCACCGAGCGCGAGATCTTCAACCAGTTCAAGTACGTGGTCCAGAGCGGCCCGGCCAAGGACTTGAGCGTCAGGTTGCGCAGTTCCGTGCTGCGGGTGTCGCAGAAGTCCAGCGAGTACAACGTCAGCGGTAATGAGCTGCGGGTGTTTGTGGATTATCCGATTAATGTTTTTTGAGGGTGGATGGAATAACTAGCGCTTGATAAATGCCCCCGGTCTTCGGACTGGGGGTTGTTAGGGTTGTTGTTTTTTTTTCGATTGCGATATTAACTTCGTTCTCCAAATAACTCGTCGTGATGAGCCGTTTGTATTCCATTTTTTTATGGGGTGTTTTTGGGGTGTCGTTAATATACTAAATTTGCTCTGCTATGTTTTGATAGGCTGAAGGGCCGCATAGTAATAGGTGTTTGGTCTCGAACTTTATGAGCGATGTATCGTTTGAGGCGTGAACTGTAAATGTATTTTGTTGTTGAGATATTCGAAGGGCTAGTTTGTTTTTTGTTGGTATGTTTGTAATTGTTAAGTTTGTGGGGGCGCTGCAGTTAAGTCCAATTCGGCAAGTATTGAAGCCCGATTGTTTCCATTTATGTGGAGGCGCATCGGGGTATTCCTCAATGTCGAATTCAAATACGATTGTAGACGTGTCGTTGTCTATGGCTAACGAAAACAGTTCGATTGTCCCAATGGGTACGGGAGAAGAAAAAATTTTATTGAAAAACGTGCTGCCTTCTAAGTCGTTCCAAAAATTCATTTTCAATCCTTGAAGTAGTAGTGATCATTTGCGTTGTTAATTTTTCCTGTTCTTTTGTTTTCGATAGGACGCAAATTAAAATGAGCTTTCTGGTCGCCTCTGTTTCCCGGCTGTTTATATTGATGTCCGGCAGAGTGGTCTTGGACTATGACTTTAGAACCGTCGGGGCGTGTAAATTGATATTCTCGAGCCAAGATTGGTTTTCCTTCGCTGGTTAAAACGCTCTCGCCGGATTTATCCGTCATTCTTGCATAGCTATACTGATGTGTTTTTCCAGTGGTGGCGTCATAAATAAGGTCTGGTTGCTGGGTTTTTGGTACGCCAGCGTCTAATTTTGCTTGCCTAAATGCGCCGTGGCGAGACAGTTCGGGTAGTGGAGGCTCGCTTTTTTGTTCGCCTTCAGCTGGTTTATTTTTGCTCCCTGGACAGCGAGCATTCAACCCCAACGGATCCACCCACCCCGTAGGGTTGGGCACATACTGGTAGGCATTCAACCCACCCGCCAGCTTGATCGGATCCGGTGTCAGATAGCGACCCGTCTCTGGATTGTAGTAGCGATGGCGGTTGTAATGCAGGCCGCTTTCCAAGTCATGGTATTGCCCCTGGAAACGTAGCGGTTGTTCCAGTTGCTCGCCGCCGCCGTGCTCAAGCCCGGTGAGTTTACCGTAGCCGTTGTAGCGAGCCGACCAGACCACTTTGCCGCTATAGCTGGTCAATTCCTGCGGCGTGCCGAGGTGGTCGAGGTGGTAATAGAACGGGGTTGCCTTGAGGGGACCTTCGCCGTCGAGCATGGCGAGCGGGCGAAAGGTGCCGGGTTCGTAGAGGTAGCTGCGGTAATGCTGGCCGCCGCTTTCGGCGACGACCCGGTCGCCTTGCCAGATAAATTCGGTGGTCTGGCCGTCCACGATCTTGCTGATGCGACGGCCAAAGGCGTCGTAGCGGTAGGACGTTTCGCGCCCGTCCGGCGTGATGACACCGATCAGGCGGTGCTGGCAGTCATAGCGGTATTCGCTGACGAGTTTTTGTCCGGTGCCGCGGCGTTCGCGGATCAGGTTGCCGAAGGCGTCGTAGTCGTAGTGACGATCACCCTCCATCAGCAGGCGGTTGCCCTTGAGGGTGGTCGGGCCGGGGCGGTCCTGCATCATCAGGTTGCCGGCCGGGTCGTGACAGAAGTGTTCTGGTGGCTCGCTGTGGGAAAAGTCGATGCGAACCAGACGATCCAGCGGGTCGTACTGGTAATGACGTCGGTTTCGGTTATCGGAAAGGGTTTCCAGGTTGCCGTTGGCGCTGTAGGCATAATCGCGCCAGAGCAGTTGTTGCTGTTGGTTCTGCCACACCGTCTGGGCCTTGAGGCGGCCCTGTTCGTCGTACTCGTAGTCGCTGAGGAGTCGGCCTTGCCGGCGTTGCCGTTCGCGCCCACCGCTGAACCGATGCTCGGTCAGGCGGGTGCCGTTGAGGTCGATGGCTAACAGCGCACCGCCCGCAGCGTGGTGATAGTCGAGCGTACTGCGGTCGGGAAGGCGACAGTGCTTCAACTGGCCGACAGCGTCGTACTCATAGCGCAGGGTGCCCCAGCCCTGGTGTTCAGTGACGAGGCGGTCCTGGTGATCGTATTCGTAGGCCAGCGGCCAATGACCGTCGTCGACGCTGACCAGGCGCCCTAGGGCGTCGTAGCGGTAATCAACCGTTTCGCCGTCCGGCAGGGTTTTACGTAGCAAACGGCCGGTGGTGTCGCGTTGGTAGGCGGTGATCCGCTGGCTGCCATCGTCGCCAAATTCGGTTTTTTCCAGCAAGTGTCCGTTGAGATCGTAGGCATAACCGGTACGCTGGCCGTCGAAGCCGACTTCCTCGCGGATGAGGCCGTTCGAGTAGTAGTCGAGGTGGTAGTGCTCGCCGCGTTCGTTTTCTATCTGGGTGAGCAGCAGGCTTGAGTTGTCGTAGCGGTAGCGCAACTGGCTGCCATCGGGATTTAGCCGTCGACTGACCAGGTGCAAACCGTTGGCGTATTCATAACGGGTTATACGCCCCAGTTCGTCCCGCTCGGCCGTGACCTTGCCGTAGGCGTTGTAGCTCCATGCGCGGGTCGCGCCGGTTGGCAAGGTGAGCTGGAGCAACCGACCCACGGCGTCCCATTGATATTGGGTGATGGCGCCGGTTTCGTCTTTGCGGCTGATCTGCCGGCCGAGCACGTCGTAGGTATATTGAAGACGGCTACCATCAGGCAGGCATTCTTCCAGCAACTGGCCCAGGCGATTCCAGCCCAACAAATGAAAACTTCCGTCGGGATGGGTGATCCGCGTCAGACGACCTTGATCGCTGTAGTGGTAATAGGTGATGTTTCCATCGGGATCGATCTGCCGGGTGATATCGCCTTGTCGATTCCGGCGGTATTTCCAACTGGCTTTGCCGCGATGGACATCGCTCACGAACCCGTTGATGTGCTCATAAGTCGTCGCTTCTTCTTCCGGCGGGATCACGGCTATCAGCAAGCCATCTTCGTCGTAGCGGTATTGGGTCACGGCGCCCAGCGGGTCTTTTTCCGCGATCAACTGGCCTTTTTCGTTATAGGCCTTGCGATGTTTCGCACCGTCCGGATCGGTCTTGCTGACCAGCCGTGCTTTGTCGTCGTGGGTGTAGACCTCCTCGCTACCGTCAGCATTGATTACAGTGACGCTGCCCTTGTCGTCCCAGGCGTAACGGGCTTGCATTTGCGAGAAACTGGCCCAGTGATGAATGCAGCGCGCCAGTTTGCCTTCGTTCTCCCATTCCCAGAAAAAACTGGCGCCACCGGCTAGCTGTCGCTCAACGATGACGTGCTGCTCGTTGTAGCGATAATGTTCGGTTTCCCCAGCGGCATTTTTAGCTTCAACCAGACGATGCTGGTCGTCATAGCCGTACGTAACCAGTGTCTGGACGGTGCTCCAGGCCTGTTCCAACGTGTCCGCCGGCCGAAACTGTTGGTAGTCGACACCGATAATGTGTTTGCCGTGGTAGCGCAAAAGCAGGGCACGCCCCGCGCCGTTGTCCAAGCGCTTGATCTGCCCGAGGATGTCGCGGGTGATGTGCAACCGATTACCGTAGTGGTCGCTGACGGCAATTAACGTTGCGAATTCGTTGTTGAAACGAAAGTGATAGAAGGATGGACGCTCACCCGCCTGAGCCACAATCAACTCGCTGGGGTCGTCACCCAGGTAAATGGCCGCCCGCGAGAGGCTGTTAGTGATTGCCGGGCGTTGCTGGCTGGGAAGCGGAAAGGGCGTCGAGCGATTTTCATGATCGGTCCAGATGACTTCATTGCCATTGATTTCGAGCCGATGGCCCAGCGCATGGCTCCAGCCGAAACCCAGGCCACAGTCGATTTCTGCCGCGCTGGTCCTGTACAAACGGGTCCACTCAAAGGGCAGCAGGCCATCAAGTTGGCCGTCGTTCAGCGTCAACAACTCTTCGCCGGTTACCATCGAGACCGGGCATTTGTCGGTGCAAGTACGGGCCGCGGGTTCTGTGCTCTTGCCGGTGGGTGTCGTCGCTTGCCGTGAAGCGTCATCGCCAGTCTTGCCGTTGACCAGCCTGGCATTCCTCTGGCCGTCGATACGTAACTCGACCTCACCCCTTTTCATAGGCGTTGCCGTTCCACGCACCGCTACGGGGATATATTTGGCAACATATGCCATGAAGCCATTAATGATGGCGAACACAGACTCCACAAAGCCAATCACGGCCTTGAGGATGATTTCGCCGTACTTTTTCAACCGTGCCGCGAGATAGATGACCCCGGTACCTTCTGCGACAACCGTCAGGACGATCGCAATCACGATATCAATCGCGATCCCCATGACCGCGGCCGTGGTCATCTTCGCGGCGTCTCCGGCCATCTGCATCGGGGGTAAGCTCGCCAGCCAGATCAATGCACAACGCATCATCAAAAAGAGCGCCGCCTCGTCACTGGCCAGCAGCATGGCCTTCTTCATGACGTTGGGCGTTTGCCTGGCCACGTCGATGAGTCGATCAGTGCCTTCACCCAATTGTTCGCTGAATTTTCCCGGGTCTTTCAGAATGTCGAGTACCAGGCTGATGCCGTCCCACACACCTTTGAGGGCTTCCCAGCCACCTTCAAGAATGCCGGTACCGATCGCCAGGGCAGTGCCCGAAAGGGAAAGGCTCGACCATTGCTGCCTGTAACCCGCCGGGCCGTCCCACTGATTGCGCAGGAATTGTTCCAGCTCGCTTGTCAGCCCGGCATAGGTGCCGAATAACTCGTCGATCTGAGCCGGTGTCACCTCGCTGTGCACGCGAATCTGGTAATACTTGCCCGCAACACCGGCCGTCCAACGGGCCTTTCCCTGGGCATCCAGTTTGACAGTGCTGATCTCACCACTCTCAACGTCTACGATTTCGACTTCGATATCGCCGATCGGGATGTCATAGACCGACTCGAATTTGCTCTCGATCAGCAACGGCCCTTCTAGCGGACATCGAGTCACACTCGAGAGAAAATCGCCGTCAGTTATGCTCACTGATTTTTGGGTGTCACCTGCTTTGATGACTCGCTCCATTCCTATGAAGGAAGGCAGATCGTTGAGTCGGCTGAAATCGTCGGCGCGTTGTGCATACCAGGCTTGGGTTTGCTCCCGATAACGTTTCAAACTGTCCTTGAATGTCGCCAGTTCCTGATCGACGAAGGCAATACGATCCTTTGTCGACATCAACCTTGCTCCAGCATCAGTTCGTTCAGTAGCGCTTCATGAAGATTGTCCGACGCGTTTGCGCGGCTTATGAAACGGGCGACCTTCAGCTTCAAATTGCTCTCGGGCCAAGCGGTATAGATATCCAGGCGTTCTTCTTCCAACCACTGCATCAGGCTGCCAATCATTGTGGACGGGTCTTGTTTGGCCAGGCTATCGAGCAGGTCCTTGGGCACTTCCCACCATGGCCAATCCCTCACCGTTGGTATCCTTCTGGGGCTGACTTCCAAGCACTTTCCATTGATCAGGTAGCGTTCGAACACCGGCAGCATATTTCCAGCCGCGTCCCCAAGCCCTTCAAGGATCGGATGGATATGTCGTCCATCCCAAAATCGGAAAAATACATTGCCTCCACTCGGCATTTTTACCTGGGTGAGGCTGCGCAGATGCCCCAGTACCTCGTTAGGTTCGCAGCGCGACACGGCCAGCCAGCCCCATTCGAGGGCCTCGGTTTCAGCAATCCACGACAGGAACGTCGAGTTGGATTGGAGCTCGGTGATATAGGGCATTACCGGATGCCAAGTGGCGTAAGGGGTGTCGCTCCAGATCGGCATCAGAGTGTGGGTGCGGTCAGACATACGAAGGTTTCTCAGCGCATCGGCATCGCTCGCCGCGCTGATGACCAAGTACAGGCGCTCGTGTTTTTGCAGCGGCTGTTGCGCCAGCCATGCCTTGGGACTGAGGGGCATATGCGCCGGTGTTGCCATACAGGCTCTCCTTGCCAAAAAGTGCGAGTGCCCGGGAGGTTGCTCGCCCCGGTGAGTGCCGCACTTCTATCAAGGAGTGAGCCAGGTTTTTTCAACGCCCTTTACGGTGGGGTTCCGAGCGCTTTTTGGACTGCTTTGGCTAGGA encodes:
- a CDS encoding OprD family porin codes for the protein MLNKRISLIALGILSTTHAMANDQAQSKGFVEDSSLKVLLRNAYINRDYKDGNEDKAEWGQAAIATFSSGFTQGTVGVGVDAFGLYALRLDGGKGRSGAGGIDFFKQGDSGNAADDLSKFGAAVKFRVSNTVLAYGDQMPALPVLNYDNSRLLPESYTGTLITSKEIKGLELNAGRFTAESRKSAEGRDSGGLKSINVLGGSYQFTEQFKASLYASDVEDVLKKQYVNANYVFPLAKDQSLTLDFNGYRTKLDNSYVRENNVTGDDNKIWSLAATFATGPHSFTLAHQRSTGDSNLGYAYGGYQRGQNRVGDGGNTIYLANSYWSDFNAEDERSWQLGYGLDFTTFGVPGLSYNVAYVRGDNITTSTSEGGTEREIFNQFKYVVQSGPAKDLSVRLRSSVLRVSQKSSEYNVSGNELRVFVDYPINVF
- a CDS encoding Imm50 family immunity protein, whose translation is MNFWNDLEGSTFFNKIFSSPVPIGTIELFSLAIDNDTSTIVFEFDIEEYPDAPPHKWKQSGFNTCRIGLNCSAPTNLTITNIPTKNKLALRISQQQNTFTVHASNDTSLIKFETKHLLLCGPSAYQNIAEQI
- a CDS encoding RHS repeat-associated core domain-containing protein; translated protein: MSTKDRIAFVDQELATFKDSLKRYREQTQAWYAQRADDFSRLNDLPSFIGMERVIKAGDTQKSVSITDGDFLSSVTRCPLEGPLLIESKFESVYDIPIGDIEVEIVDVESGEISTVKLDAQGKARWTAGVAGKYYQIRVHSEVTPAQIDELFGTYAGLTSELEQFLRNQWDGPAGYRQQWSSLSLSGTALAIGTGILEGGWEALKGVWDGISLVLDILKDPGKFSEQLGEGTDRLIDVARQTPNVMKKAMLLASDEAALFLMMRCALIWLASLPPMQMAGDAAKMTTAAVMGIAIDIVIAIVLTVVAEGTGVIYLAARLKKYGEIILKAVIGFVESVFAIINGFMAYVAKYIPVAVRGTATPMKRGEVELRIDGQRNARLVNGKTGDDASRQATTPTGKSTEPAARTCTDKCPVSMVTGEELLTLNDGQLDGLLPFEWTRLYRTSAAEIDCGLGFGWSHALGHRLEINGNEVIWTDHENRSTPFPLPSQQRPAITNSLSRAAIYLGDDPSELIVAQAGERPSFYHFRFNNEFATLIAVSDHYGNRLHITRDILGQIKRLDNGAGRALLLRYHGKHIIGVDYQQFRPADTLEQAWSTVQTLVTYGYDDQHRLVEAKNAAGETEHYRYNEQHVIVERQLAGGASFFWEWENEGKLARCIHHWASFSQMQARYAWDDKGSVTVINADGSEEVYTHDDKARLVSKTDPDGAKHRKAYNEKGQLIAEKDPLGAVTQYRYDEDGLLIAVIPPEEEATTYEHINGFVSDVHRGKASWKYRRNRQGDITRQIDPDGNITYYHYSDQGRLTRITHPDGSFHLLGWNRLGQLLEECLPDGSRLQYTYDVLGRQISRKDETGAITQYQWDAVGRLLQLTLPTGATRAWSYNAYGKVTAERDELGRITRYEYANGLHLVSRRLNPDGSQLRYRYDNSSLLLTQIENERGEHYHLDYYSNGLIREEVGFDGQRTGYAYDLNGHLLEKTEFGDDGSQRITAYQRDTTGRLLRKTLPDGETVDYRYDALGRLVSVDDGHWPLAYEYDHQDRLVTEHQGWGTLRYEYDAVGQLKHCRLPDRSTLDYHHAAGGALLAIDLNGTRLTEHRFSGGRERQRRQGRLLSDYEYDEQGRLKAQTVWQNQQQQLLWRDYAYSANGNLETLSDNRNRRHYQYDPLDRLVRIDFSHSEPPEHFCHDPAGNLMMQDRPGPTTLKGNRLLMEGDRHYDYDAFGNLIRERRGTGQKLVSEYRYDCQHRLIGVITPDGRETSYRYDAFGRRISKIVDGQTTEFIWQGDRVVAESGGQHYRSYLYEPGTFRPLAMLDGEGPLKATPFYYHLDHLGTPQELTSYSGKVVWSARYNGYGKLTGLEHGGGEQLEQPLRFQGQYHDLESGLHYNRHRYYNPETGRYLTPDPIKLAGGLNAYQYVPNPTGWVDPLGLNARCPGSKNKPAEGEQKSEPPLPELSRHGAFRQAKLDAGVPKTQQPDLIYDATTGKTHQYSYARMTDKSGESVLTSEGKPILAREYQFTRPDGSKVIVQDHSAGHQYKQPGNRGDQKAHFNLRPIENKRTGKINNANDHYYFKD
- a CDS encoding DsbA family protein — translated: MATLHYIYDPLCGWCYGAKPLVQAARAVLPVIAHGGGMMTGANRQQVSPQLRNYVMPHDRRIAEYSGQPFGEAYFEGLLRDHSAVFDSAPPTAAILAAEQLGGHGLELLGRLQTAHYVEGRRIADEAVLLELAQSIGVPAQAFLAALRAVDVQGHIKASRTLLAQVGGQGFPTLALEQDGQFTLLDIGPWLDKPEAFAQWLTQTLPAQVSTPSAVCGRDGCLF
- a CDS encoding DUF4123 domain-containing protein — protein: MATPAHMPLSPKAWLAQQPLQKHERLYLVISAASDADALRNLRMSDRTHTLMPIWSDTPYATWHPVMPYITELQSNSTFLSWIAETEALEWGWLAVSRCEPNEVLGHLRSLTQVKMPSGGNVFFRFWDGRHIHPILEGLGDAAGNMLPVFERYLINGKCLEVSPRRIPTVRDWPWWEVPKDLLDSLAKQDPSTMIGSLMQWLEEERLDIYTAWPESNLKLKVARFISRANASDNLHEALLNELMLEQG